In a genomic window of Nocardiopsis mwathae:
- the hutI gene encoding imidazolonepropionase — MTAPSAPAAVLIDGIGSLVTNDPALGEGPLGEVADAALIVEGGRVAWVGPSARAPRADVRVDAAGRCVIPGFVDSHSHIVFAGDRSREFAARMSGRPYEAGGIRTTVAATRAAGDADLLGNATRLLREAHAQGTTTLEVKSGYGLSVTDEERSLRIAGRVTDEVTFLGAHVVPPEYAEDPAGYVDLVTGPMLDACAPHARWIDVFCERGAFDEEASRRVLTAGQERGLLARVHGNQLGPGPGVRLAVEVGAASVDHCTHLAPEDVDALAQSAEGGEGTVATLLPGVDFSTRQPYPDARALLDAGAAVALAGDCNPGSCFTSSMAFCIALAVREMRMTPDEALRAATVGGARALRRTDVGHLGVGARADFALLDAPNHIYLAYRPGVPQVAAVWKDGELVSGRP, encoded by the coding sequence ATGACCGCACCCTCCGCCCCGGCCGCCGTGCTGATCGACGGGATCGGCAGCCTCGTCACCAACGACCCCGCGCTGGGGGAGGGGCCGCTGGGGGAGGTCGCCGACGCCGCCCTGATCGTCGAGGGCGGCCGCGTCGCCTGGGTGGGCCCATCCGCACGGGCGCCCCGGGCCGACGTCCGCGTGGACGCGGCCGGGCGGTGCGTCATCCCCGGCTTCGTCGACAGCCACTCCCACATCGTCTTCGCCGGTGACCGCAGCCGCGAGTTCGCCGCCCGGATGAGCGGGCGGCCCTATGAGGCCGGCGGCATCCGCACCACCGTCGCCGCCACGCGCGCGGCCGGCGACGCCGACCTGCTGGGCAACGCCACCCGCCTGCTGCGTGAGGCCCATGCACAGGGCACCACGACGCTGGAGGTCAAGTCGGGCTACGGGCTCAGCGTCACCGACGAGGAGCGTTCCCTGCGGATCGCCGGGAGGGTCACCGACGAGGTCACCTTCCTCGGAGCACACGTCGTCCCGCCCGAGTACGCCGAGGACCCCGCCGGCTACGTCGACCTCGTCACCGGGCCGATGCTGGACGCGTGCGCCCCGCACGCCCGCTGGATCGACGTGTTCTGTGAGCGCGGCGCGTTCGACGAGGAGGCATCGCGCCGCGTCCTCACCGCCGGACAGGAGCGCGGGCTGCTCGCCCGCGTACACGGCAACCAGCTGGGCCCCGGGCCGGGCGTGCGACTGGCCGTCGAGGTCGGCGCCGCCTCGGTGGACCACTGCACCCACCTCGCACCCGAGGACGTGGACGCCCTCGCCCAGTCGGCCGAGGGCGGCGAGGGCACGGTCGCTACCCTCCTCCCCGGGGTGGACTTCTCCACCCGCCAGCCCTACCCCGACGCCCGTGCCCTCCTCGACGCCGGCGCCGCGGTCGCCCTGGCCGGGGACTGCAACCCCGGGTCCTGCTTCACCTCCAGCATGGCCTTCTGCATCGCCCTGGCGGTACGCGAGATGCGGATGACGCCGGACGAGGCGCTGCGGGCGGCGACGGTGGGCGGCGCCCGCGCCCTGCGCCGTACCGACGTGGGGCACCTGGGGGTGGGCGCCCGTGCCGACTTCGCCCTGCTGGACGCCCCCAACCACATCTACCTGGCCTACCGTCCGGGTGTGCCGCAGGTCGCGGCGGTGTGGAAGGACGGAGAACTCGTCAGCGGACGCCCGTGA
- a CDS encoding nucleoside hydrolase — translation MERTPRTPVAIDCDPGVDDAVALLLAFASPEVEVRGVTTVAGNVSLADVERNAARVLDLADVPEDVPLVSGLDGPIARRRHLRDEPVHGEGGLGGIDLPGSARRRHPAHAVDWLAAQALAAPGELTLIAVGPLSNVAMLLRRHPEAGAALREIVVMGGAAFVQGNITPAAEFNFYCDPEAARCVLESGLPVRIVGLDVTRAALFPLTAAEELSALPGAAGVAGRLLGVYTRRVIAASGAAGSPVHDALAVAAVTHPDLIGWESGSATVECHGEYTRGALVADLRTPDRERTTRIGRTVDAERFVRLLTERLSGYADDGSGASGTA, via the coding sequence GTGGAGCGCACGCCGAGGACCCCTGTTGCGATCGACTGCGACCCGGGGGTGGACGACGCCGTCGCCCTCCTTCTCGCGTTCGCCTCCCCCGAGGTGGAGGTGCGCGGGGTGACCACCGTCGCCGGCAACGTCTCACTGGCCGATGTCGAGCGCAACGCCGCCCGCGTCCTGGACCTGGCCGATGTCCCCGAGGACGTTCCCCTGGTCTCCGGGCTCGACGGCCCGATCGCGCGTCGGCGCCATCTCCGGGACGAACCGGTCCACGGCGAGGGCGGACTCGGCGGGATCGACCTGCCCGGATCCGCGCGCCGCCGCCACCCCGCCCATGCGGTCGACTGGCTGGCGGCCCAGGCTCTGGCCGCGCCCGGCGAGCTGACCCTGATCGCGGTGGGGCCGCTGTCGAACGTGGCGATGCTGCTGCGCCGCCACCCCGAGGCGGGCGCGGCTCTACGGGAGATCGTGGTGATGGGCGGCGCCGCGTTCGTCCAGGGCAACATCACGCCCGCCGCGGAGTTCAACTTCTACTGCGACCCCGAGGCGGCCCGCTGCGTGCTGGAGTCGGGGCTGCCGGTGCGGATCGTGGGCCTGGACGTCACCCGCGCCGCACTGTTCCCGCTCACAGCGGCCGAAGAGCTCAGCGCCCTCCCTGGCGCGGCGGGGGTCGCCGGGCGGCTGCTCGGCGTCTACACGCGGCGCGTCATCGCGGCATCCGGAGCGGCCGGGTCACCGGTGCACGACGCGCTCGCGGTCGCGGCGGTGACCCACCCCGACCTCATCGGCTGGGAGAGCGGCTCCGCCACGGTGGAGTGCCACGGCGAGTACACCCGCGGCGCGCTCGTGGCCGACCTGCGCACCCCCGACCGGGAGCGCACCACCCGGATCGGCCGCACCGTCGACGCCGAGCGGTTCGTCAGGCTGCTCACCGAGCGCCTGTCCGGGTACGCGGACGACGGGAGCGGAGCATCGGGCACCGCCTGA
- the pgl gene encoding 6-phosphogluconolactonase, with translation MTAPRIIVHPDAALLAKATAARIVTRLVDAQAARGTASIVLTGGGVGIAVLRELAQAPARDAIDWRRLDIWWGDERFLPAGDPERNETQAREALLDHVAVAPERVHPMPASDGPDGDVPEPGAERYAQDLARSARPEDHAGVPSFDICLLGIGPDTHVASLFPGQPALYEEERTVVAVHGAPKPPPTRVSLTLPAIRASHEVWVLAGGEGKADAVRMALGDGGAVQVPACGARGRNRTLFLLDRAAAAKLPEGLEVPGAL, from the coding sequence GTGACCGCTCCCCGCATCATCGTTCACCCCGATGCCGCCCTGCTGGCCAAGGCCACGGCGGCGCGCATCGTGACCCGGCTGGTCGACGCGCAGGCCGCGCGGGGCACGGCGTCGATCGTGCTCACCGGCGGCGGGGTCGGTATCGCCGTGTTGCGCGAGCTCGCCCAGGCCCCGGCGCGCGACGCCATCGACTGGCGCCGACTGGACATCTGGTGGGGCGACGAGCGCTTCCTGCCCGCCGGCGATCCGGAACGCAACGAGACCCAGGCGCGCGAGGCGCTGCTGGACCACGTGGCGGTCGCCCCGGAGCGTGTCCACCCGATGCCGGCGTCGGACGGTCCCGACGGGGACGTCCCGGAGCCCGGTGCCGAGCGGTACGCCCAGGATCTGGCGCGTTCGGCGCGCCCCGAGGACCACGCGGGGGTGCCGTCGTTCGACATCTGCCTGCTGGGCATCGGCCCCGACACGCACGTGGCCTCGCTGTTCCCCGGCCAGCCCGCGCTGTACGAGGAGGAGCGGACCGTGGTGGCGGTGCACGGTGCCCCCAAGCCGCCGCCCACCCGGGTGTCGCTGACCCTCCCGGCCATCCGCGCCTCCCACGAGGTGTGGGTCCTGGCCGGCGGAGAGGGCAAGGCCGACGCCGTGCGCATGGCCCTGGGAGACGGCGGGGCGGTGCAGGTCCCGGCCTGCGGCGCCCGCGGCCGCAACCGCACCCTGTTCCTGCTGGATCGCGCCGCCGCGGCCAAGCTCCCCGAGGGCCTGGAGGTCCCCGGCGCTCTCTAG
- a CDS encoding sodium:solute symporter family transporter, producing the protein MTTTDIAAIPERAFGASHAWTLVLCALFIVVTLAITLRARRTTRAAVDFYAGGRSFSSTQNGLALTGDYLSAASFLGIAGMIALQGYDGFLYSIGFLVAWLLVLPMAELIRNTGRFTLADIPAFRMRRMRIRLACATSTVTVSVFYLIAQMVGAGALVTVLLGIAEGGTFLGLTASQTKTAAIVFVGLLMIVYVMYGGMKAATWLQIIKAFLLLFGTMLMSFMVLAVFGFNVSALLGSAAEASGQGQAFLEPGQRFGVEVPGDPVQTLFNKLDLFSLGLALVLGTAALPHILIRFYTVPDGRAARTSVNRTILLVGTFYLMTLALGFGAAALVGPERIRAQDPAGNTAVPLLAAELGRIAGGPAGAAVMLAFISSVALATILAVIASLTLASSSSVAHDIFGHILMWGRPKESQEVGVARFSAVMIGVVAITLAIRAQNLNVAFLVGLAFAIAAAANLPVIVLSLFWRRFNTRGVEWGIYGGLSASLLLVLLSPVMSGKTDPRTGENLSLLPDWIDIQVFPLENPGLVAIPLGFAFAVIGTLLSEERNADRFQELRVRALTGLGVK; encoded by the coding sequence GTGACCACCACCGACATCGCCGCCATCCCCGAACGGGCCTTCGGCGCCTCGCACGCCTGGACGCTGGTGCTGTGCGCCCTGTTCATCGTCGTGACCCTGGCCATCACCCTGCGGGCACGCCGCACCACCCGCGCAGCCGTCGACTTCTACGCCGGAGGCCGCAGCTTCAGCAGCACCCAGAACGGGCTCGCCCTGACCGGCGACTACCTGTCGGCCGCGTCCTTCCTGGGGATCGCGGGCATGATCGCGCTGCAGGGCTACGACGGCTTCCTCTACTCCATCGGCTTCCTGGTGGCGTGGCTGCTCGTGCTGCCGATGGCGGAGCTGATCCGCAACACCGGCCGCTTCACCCTGGCCGACATCCCGGCGTTCCGGATGCGCCGGATGCGGATCCGGCTCGCCTGCGCCACCTCCACGGTGACCGTCAGCGTCTTCTACCTGATCGCCCAGATGGTGGGGGCGGGGGCGCTGGTGACCGTCCTGCTGGGTATCGCCGAGGGCGGGACCTTCCTCGGCCTGACGGCCTCGCAGACCAAGACCGCCGCGATCGTCTTCGTCGGCCTGCTGATGATCGTCTATGTCATGTACGGCGGTATGAAGGCGGCCACGTGGCTGCAGATCATCAAGGCGTTCCTGCTCCTGTTCGGCACGATGCTGATGTCGTTCATGGTGCTGGCCGTGTTCGGGTTCAACGTCAGCGCTCTGCTGGGCAGCGCCGCCGAGGCCAGCGGCCAGGGGCAGGCGTTCCTGGAGCCGGGACAGCGCTTCGGGGTCGAGGTCCCCGGCGATCCCGTGCAGACCCTGTTCAACAAGCTCGACCTGTTCAGCCTGGGGCTGGCGCTCGTGCTCGGCACCGCCGCGCTGCCGCACATCCTGATCCGCTTCTACACGGTGCCCGACGGGCGCGCCGCGCGCACCTCGGTCAACCGCACCATTCTGCTGGTCGGCACCTTCTACCTGATGACGCTGGCCCTGGGCTTCGGGGCGGCCGCGCTGGTCGGACCGGAACGCATCCGGGCCCAGGACCCGGCGGGCAACACCGCCGTGCCGCTGCTGGCCGCGGAGCTCGGCAGGATCGCCGGGGGGCCGGCGGGCGCCGCCGTGATGCTCGCGTTCATCAGCTCGGTCGCGCTGGCCACCATCCTCGCCGTCATCGCCAGTCTCACCCTGGCGTCGTCCTCCTCGGTGGCCCACGACATCTTCGGGCACATCCTCATGTGGGGCCGCCCCAAGGAGTCCCAGGAGGTCGGCGTCGCGCGGTTCTCCGCCGTCATGATCGGGGTCGTGGCGATCACGCTGGCGATCCGGGCGCAGAATCTCAACGTGGCGTTCCTCGTCGGGCTCGCGTTCGCCATCGCCGCCGCCGCCAACCTCCCGGTGATCGTGCTGTCGCTGTTCTGGCGCCGGTTCAACACCCGGGGGGTCGAATGGGGCATCTACGGCGGACTGAGCGCGTCACTGCTGCTGGTGCTGCTGTCGCCGGTGATGTCGGGCAAGACCGACCCCCGGACGGGGGAGAACCTGTCGCTGCTGCCCGACTGGATCGACATCCAGGTCTTCCCCCTGGAGAATCCCGGCCTGGTCGCGATCCCGCTCGGTTTCGCCTTCGCCGTCATCGGCACCCTCCTCTCCGAGGAGCGCAACGCCGACCGCTTCCAGGAGCTGCGGGTGCGGGCGCTCACCGGACTGGGGGTGAAGTAG
- a CDS encoding glucose-6-phosphate dehydrogenase assembly protein OpcA — MTLYLPRTTTSQISEELAAERNSVGGGAMNMVLTLVIVTDEADHYDAVRAATEAGREHPSRVIALIRRDPDAEPAIDAEIRRPGTAGPGEAVLLRLYGPLGDHPDSVVTPLLVPDAPVVAWWPGVGPHDPAADPIGQMAHRRITDALRAEDPVADLLSRVRHYRPGDTDLTWTRLTPWRSLLASTMDQPCGWVTAAEVTAEPHYPSAELLASWLSDQLEVPVERTESDGPGITGTRLITDCGDIALTRVDGRVATLSRPNQPDQQVALSMRGAAEALAEELRRLDADEIYERTAKHVGTRLQRSGATA, encoded by the coding sequence ATGACGCTCTACCTGCCGCGCACCACCACCTCCCAGATCTCCGAGGAGCTGGCCGCCGAGCGGAACAGCGTCGGCGGCGGCGCGATGAACATGGTGCTGACCCTCGTCATCGTCACCGACGAGGCCGACCACTACGACGCCGTGCGCGCCGCCACCGAGGCCGGCCGCGAGCACCCCTCGCGGGTCATCGCGCTGATCCGCCGCGACCCGGACGCCGAACCCGCCATCGACGCCGAGATCCGCCGCCCCGGTACCGCGGGCCCGGGTGAGGCGGTGCTGCTGCGCCTGTACGGCCCGCTGGGCGACCACCCCGACTCCGTCGTCACCCCGCTGCTGGTGCCCGACGCCCCGGTGGTGGCGTGGTGGCCGGGCGTCGGACCGCACGACCCCGCGGCCGACCCGATCGGCCAGATGGCGCACCGGCGCATCACCGACGCGCTGCGTGCCGAGGACCCCGTCGCCGACCTGCTCAGCCGTGTCCGGCACTACCGGCCCGGCGACACCGACCTCACCTGGACCCGGCTGACCCCGTGGCGCTCGCTGCTGGCCAGCACCATGGACCAGCCGTGCGGCTGGGTGACGGCGGCCGAGGTCACCGCCGAACCGCACTACCCCAGCGCCGAACTCCTCGCCTCCTGGCTCTCCGACCAGCTGGAGGTACCGGTGGAGCGCACCGAGTCCGACGGCCCCGGCATCACCGGCACCCGGCTCATCACCGACTGCGGCGACATCGCGCTCACCCGGGTGGACGGCCGGGTGGCGACCCTGTCGCGGCCCAACCAGCCCGACCAGCAGGTGGCGCTGTCGATGCGAGGCGCCGCCGAGGCGCTCGCCGAGGAGCTGCGCCGCCTGGACGCCGACGAGATCTATGAGAGGACCGCCAAGCACGTGGGCACCCGACTGCAGCGATCGGGGGCGACGGCGTGA
- a CDS encoding DUF485 domain-containing protein, whose product MVDYLEGRPGKVPEEGEVERFRSRECRDGGNSAGAAGGSASAVFASWDPQFVTLRRRSIALMAILVTLVLGWYLGYLFMSAYQRDVMGHQLVGWVNVALIAGVGQFVSTFALAWAYGRYSRRHLDPLAERIRAGSRREGADLRTAFGGKAEHL is encoded by the coding sequence GTGGTCGACTATCTGGAAGGCAGGCCCGGGAAGGTGCCTGAGGAAGGGGAGGTGGAGCGGTTTCGCAGCAGGGAATGTCGGGACGGCGGTAATTCCGCAGGGGCTGCGGGCGGCTCGGCTTCGGCCGTTTTCGCGTCCTGGGATCCGCAATTCGTCACGCTGCGCAGGCGGTCCATCGCGCTAATGGCGATTCTGGTGACTCTCGTCCTGGGATGGTATCTCGGCTACCTTTTCATGTCCGCCTATCAGCGCGACGTCATGGGCCATCAGCTCGTCGGCTGGGTCAATGTCGCGCTCATCGCCGGTGTCGGGCAATTCGTGTCGACATTCGCCCTCGCGTGGGCCTACGGGCGCTACTCCCGACGCCACCTCGACCCCCTCGCCGAACGGATCCGCGCCGGATCCCGGCGCGAGGGGGCCGACCTCCGCACCGCCTTCGGCGGGAAGGCGGAACACCTGTGA
- a CDS encoding DoxX family protein has protein sequence MPGQTLSTNLPTTTLLADVTALIARVVIGASFILHGMQKVGMGVDGTAQMFAAMGIPMPQVAAIVAIAIEVGGGVALLIGFALPVAGVALALQMAGAIVFYHLAEGHAFVAPAGEPSFELAAVMGVAALALGFTGARLAVDRWLPWGRQAQSVGA, from the coding sequence ATGCCAGGACAGACTCTGTCGACGAACCTGCCCACCACGACCCTGCTCGCCGACGTCACCGCCCTGATCGCACGCGTCGTCATCGGCGCCTCGTTCATCCTGCACGGGATGCAGAAGGTCGGCATGGGGGTGGACGGTACGGCTCAGATGTTCGCCGCGATGGGCATCCCGATGCCGCAGGTCGCCGCGATCGTCGCCATCGCCATCGAGGTCGGCGGAGGCGTCGCGCTGCTGATCGGCTTCGCGCTCCCCGTGGCCGGTGTGGCACTCGCCCTCCAGATGGCCGGCGCCATCGTCTTCTACCACCTGGCCGAGGGCCACGCCTTCGTCGCCCCGGCCGGCGAGCCGAGCTTCGAGCTGGCGGCCGTCATGGGCGTCGCCGCCCTCGCACTGGGCTTCACCGGTGCTCGCCTGGCCGTCGACCGGTGGCTGCCCTGGGGCAGGCAGGCTCAGAGCGTCGGCGCCTGA
- a CDS encoding amino acid permease: protein MSVLRSFTRTKSIEQSIRDTDEPGHQLKKDLNGFDLIVFGIGVIIGTGIFVVTGRQAAENAGPAIVLAFLIAGLVCGLAAMCYAEFASTVPVAGSAYTFGYAALGEFLAWIIGWDLILEFTLAASVVAVGWSGYAGDLTGVPTTFEIAGLTVNVGAILIVVLLGALSTLGTKLSGRVTMVIVAIKVGIVLLIITVGAFYVKAANWMPFIPEARSVPAEETAVGHTPLTHLLFGLEPTQYGLWGVITAASIVFFAFIGFDVVATTAEETKNPKRDMPIGIFGSLIIVTVLYMAVSAIITGMRPYTELDTPAPLSEAFRSVGADWAGTLISLGGVIGITTVILVLMMGQARVGFAMSRDGLLPRGLSRTHPRYGTPYVMNIATTAVVAVLAGLIPIGTLEEMVNIGTLFAFVVVSIGVIVLRRTRPDLPRAFRAPWVPVLPIIAALACGWLMLNLTVDTWIRFLAWMALGVAIYLAYGMRNSRLGRAQREAAAEPTGSAVPHDAA from the coding sequence TTGAGCGTTTTACGCAGTTTCACGCGTACCAAGAGCATCGAGCAGTCGATCCGCGACACCGACGAGCCGGGTCATCAGCTCAAGAAGGACCTCAACGGATTCGACCTCATCGTCTTCGGTATCGGTGTCATCATCGGAACCGGCATCTTCGTCGTCACCGGACGCCAGGCCGCGGAGAACGCGGGCCCCGCGATCGTGCTGGCGTTCCTCATCGCCGGGCTCGTGTGCGGGCTCGCCGCGATGTGCTACGCGGAGTTCGCCTCCACCGTGCCCGTGGCCGGCAGCGCCTACACCTTCGGCTACGCGGCACTCGGCGAATTCCTCGCCTGGATCATCGGCTGGGACCTGATCCTGGAGTTCACCCTCGCCGCCTCGGTGGTCGCCGTGGGCTGGTCGGGCTACGCCGGCGATCTGACCGGCGTCCCGACGACGTTCGAGATCGCCGGGCTGACGGTGAACGTCGGCGCGATCCTCATCGTGGTCCTACTCGGCGCCCTCAGCACGCTCGGCACCAAGCTCTCCGGCCGCGTCACGATGGTCATCGTGGCCATCAAGGTCGGCATCGTGCTGCTCATCATCACCGTCGGCGCCTTCTACGTGAAGGCCGCCAACTGGATGCCGTTCATCCCCGAAGCGCGGTCGGTCCCGGCCGAGGAGACCGCGGTCGGGCACACCCCGCTCACCCACCTCCTCTTCGGCCTGGAGCCGACCCAGTACGGCCTGTGGGGCGTCATCACGGCCGCCTCGATCGTCTTCTTCGCCTTCATCGGCTTCGACGTCGTCGCCACCACCGCCGAGGAGACCAAGAACCCCAAGCGGGACATGCCGATCGGCATCTTCGGCTCGCTGATCATCGTGACGGTGCTCTACATGGCCGTCTCGGCGATCATCACCGGCATGCGGCCCTACACGGAGCTGGACACCCCCGCCCCGCTGTCCGAGGCGTTCCGATCGGTCGGCGCCGACTGGGCCGGAACCCTCATCTCGCTCGGCGGCGTCATCGGCATCACCACGGTCATCCTGGTCCTGATGATGGGCCAGGCCCGCGTCGGGTTCGCGATGTCGCGCGACGGCCTGCTGCCGCGCGGCCTGTCCAGGACGCACCCGCGCTACGGCACCCCGTACGTCATGAACATCGCCACCACGGCCGTCGTCGCCGTCCTCGCCGGACTGATCCCGATCGGCACGCTGGAGGAGATGGTCAACATCGGGACGCTGTTCGCGTTCGTGGTCGTGTCCATCGGCGTGATCGTGCTCCGCCGCACCCGGCCCGACCTGCCGCGCGCCTTCCGCGCCCCCTGGGTCCCGGTTCTACCGATCATCGCTGCCCTGGCCTGCGGCTGGCTGATGCTCAACCTGACCGTCGACACCTGGATCCGCTTCCTCGCCTGGATGGCGCTCGGCGTGGCCATCTACCTCGCCTACGGCATGCGCAACAGCCGACTGGGACGTGCCCAGCGCGAGGCGGCGGCCGAGCCGACCGGAAGCGCCGTGCCCCACGACGCCGCCTGA
- a CDS encoding GNAT family N-acetyltransferase, with protein sequence MTLWRIRTVVEDRPGQLAGVVGTMAAHGGNIVGLSIHTDAAGVVDEFIVDVPGEHHSLLRAVGRSSVTDSVVAAPAERREVGDDVTRALLLTAKLQREPNRLPEALAELLLADDARWTNLTKPVAEFPEEPESTLLVPVGPLRGVRLRREDRPFTWTESARADAMVRSVLPSAGPAPTDGAVVTHRGTDLYVWQVGTGDAAALQRLHRRCSAETTRRRYFSSVRELSPRMLGVFCDPERGLTLAARSLKGGEPVALAHLMYTLDPGVGEMAFLVEDAWQQTGVGTALARALTAIAADWGLAEVRAETTPGNRSMLRIMRRLGASVGPPRDGVVQARLPVAGTVPSRRPGRLMSLLSQAGSPNAALG encoded by the coding sequence ATGACCCTGTGGCGGATCCGTACGGTCGTCGAAGACCGTCCCGGCCAGCTCGCCGGGGTGGTCGGGACGATGGCCGCCCACGGCGGCAACATCGTGGGCCTGTCCATCCACACCGACGCCGCCGGGGTGGTCGACGAGTTCATCGTCGACGTTCCGGGAGAGCACCACTCGCTGCTGCGCGCCGTCGGCCGGAGCAGCGTCACCGACTCCGTCGTGGCCGCTCCCGCCGAACGCCGCGAAGTCGGCGACGACGTCACCCGTGCCCTGCTCCTCACGGCGAAGCTGCAGCGCGAGCCCAACCGCCTGCCCGAGGCACTGGCCGAGCTGCTGCTCGCCGACGACGCACGGTGGACCAACCTCACCAAGCCCGTGGCCGAGTTCCCCGAGGAGCCCGAGAGCACGCTGCTGGTGCCCGTCGGGCCGCTGCGGGGGGTGCGGCTCCGCCGCGAGGATCGGCCGTTCACCTGGACCGAGTCGGCCCGCGCCGACGCGATGGTCCGCTCCGTGCTGCCGTCTGCGGGCCCGGCCCCCACCGACGGCGCCGTCGTCACCCACCGCGGCACCGACCTGTACGTCTGGCAGGTGGGGACGGGCGACGCCGCCGCACTGCAGCGCCTGCACCGGCGCTGCTCGGCGGAGACGACGCGGCGCCGCTACTTCTCCAGCGTGCGCGAGCTCAGTCCGCGGATGCTCGGTGTCTTCTGCGACCCCGAACGCGGCCTGACCCTGGCGGCGCGGTCGCTCAAGGGCGGCGAGCCCGTGGCCCTCGCCCACCTGATGTACACGCTGGACCCGGGGGTGGGCGAGATGGCCTTCCTGGTCGAGGACGCCTGGCAGCAGACGGGGGTGGGGACCGCTCTGGCGCGGGCGCTCACCGCCATCGCGGCCGACTGGGGGCTGGCGGAGGTGCGCGCCGAGACCACTCCCGGGAACAGGTCGATGCTGCGGATCATGCGGCGCCTGGGGGCGTCGGTGGGCCCCCCGCGTGACGGCGTCGTCCAGGCCCGCCTGCCGGTCGCCGGCACGGTGCCGTCGCGGCGGCCGGGGCGCCTGATGAGCCTGCTGAGCCAGGCCGGGTCGCCCAACGCCGCCCTCGGCTGA
- a CDS encoding formimidoylglutamate deiminase, translating to MSIDPASGGRRPHSGRAEPAPEGTAPTRPAPGRAVRRYWCAWAWTGGEDAPVAADVLIEVDAVGRIASVTPGTPPPADAEHLPGLTMAGLANAHSHAFHRALRGRTHADGGSFWTWRERMYAVADRLTPDSYHRLARAVYAEMALAGITCVGEFHYLHHDRGGARYADPNAMGAALVAAAADAGIRITLLDTCYLSGGLSADGEHLPLDGPQLRFGDGDADTWAARVDAYTPQGDHALLGAAVHSVRAVPAAQIPEVAAWADAHRAPLHVHLSEQPAENTACLAAYGRTPTALLADSGALGRRTSLVHATHLTDADVGAIRAAGSTVCLCLTTERDLADGIARTGDLVSAGFPGGTAPAPLSLGTDQHAQIDMFEEMRGAELHERLRTGRRGTLTPRALRDAATRHGHASLGWGPGTVAGVLTTGARADLVTIGLDGVRLAGLDPARASDAVVFAATAADVRHVMADGRWIVRDGVHTAIPDTARELDAAITALYA from the coding sequence ATGAGCATCGACCCCGCCTCCGGCGGCCGCCGACCGCACAGCGGCCGTGCGGAGCCGGCTCCGGAAGGCACAGCGCCCACGCGGCCGGCGCCCGGCCGCGCCGTGCGCCGCTACTGGTGCGCGTGGGCCTGGACCGGCGGTGAGGACGCGCCCGTCGCGGCCGACGTCCTGATCGAGGTCGACGCGGTCGGCCGCATCGCGTCGGTCACCCCCGGCACCCCGCCCCCGGCCGATGCCGAGCACCTGCCCGGGCTCACCATGGCCGGGCTGGCCAACGCCCACTCCCACGCCTTCCACCGGGCGCTGCGCGGGCGCACCCACGCCGACGGCGGCTCGTTCTGGACGTGGCGCGAGCGGATGTACGCGGTCGCGGACCGGCTCACCCCCGACTCCTACCACCGGCTGGCCCGCGCGGTCTACGCGGAGATGGCGCTCGCCGGGATCACCTGCGTCGGCGAGTTCCACTACCTGCACCACGACCGCGGCGGCGCCCGCTACGCCGATCCCAACGCCATGGGAGCGGCCCTGGTCGCCGCCGCCGCCGACGCCGGGATCCGCATCACCCTCCTGGACACCTGCTACCTGTCGGGCGGGCTGTCCGCCGACGGCGAACACCTGCCCCTGGACGGCCCCCAGCTGCGGTTCGGCGACGGCGACGCCGACACCTGGGCCGCGCGCGTGGACGCCTACACCCCGCAGGGCGACCACGCCCTGCTCGGCGCGGCCGTGCACTCGGTGCGCGCCGTCCCCGCCGCGCAGATCCCCGAGGTCGCGGCCTGGGCCGACGCACACCGGGCGCCCCTGCACGTCCACCTCTCCGAGCAGCCCGCCGAGAACACCGCGTGCCTGGCCGCCTACGGCCGCACCCCCACCGCTCTGCTCGCCGACTCCGGGGCGCTGGGGCGGCGCACCAGCCTGGTGCACGCCACCCACCTCACCGACGCCGACGTCGGCGCGATCCGGGCGGCCGGCTCCACCGTCTGCCTGTGCCTGACGACCGAGCGCGACCTCGCCGACGGCATCGCCCGCACCGGCGACCTGGTGTCCGCGGGGTTCCCCGGCGGCACCGCGCCCGCGCCCCTGTCGCTGGGCACCGACCAGCACGCGCAGATCGACATGTTCGAGGAGATGCGCGGAGCCGAGCTGCATGAGCGCCTGCGCACCGGGCGCCGCGGCACGCTCACCCCGAGGGCGCTGCGCGATGCCGCCACCCGGCACGGGCACGCCTCCCTCGGCTGGGGCCCCGGCACCGTGGCCGGGGTGCTCACCACCGGTGCCCGGGCCGACCTCGTCACCATCGGTCTCGACGGTGTCCGGCTCGCCGGCCTCGACCCCGCCCGTGCCAGCGACGCCGTCGTGTTCGCCGCCACCGCGGCCGACGTCCGGCACGTCATGGCCGACGGCCGGTGGATCGTCCGCGACGGCGTGCACACCGCGATCCCCGACACCGCCCGCGAGCTCGACGCCGCTATCACCGCGCTGTACGCCTGA